From the Argentina anserina chromosome 3, drPotAnse1.1, whole genome shotgun sequence genome, the window tttacgttttagatagttttcatcaaattaaacacattatataaatatatataaaaatatatctaAAAATCGTATTTTATAAGGCATAGTAAAATGCGTAAAAGGCGTTAAAAAGTAACATAAGGCGTAAAAAGCGCAAGTTTTTTAAGCTTCGGTGCCCAGACCGAAAAACAGAGGCGTTATATAAGTATCTTTAAACTTTTTAAGTCTCCGGCGAGCCTTGAGGCGATTTTTTAAAAACATTGATTCTGGGAAGTGGCATGGGGAATTTGTTGGGGAGTTGATCGATCTGGCTACCAAGTGACGATGGGGTTAGTCAGATCACTCAGATGAAGAACTTACGTTAAGTACAACCACCCAGGCCACATAACAGGTATGAAAAGTAAGAGATAGGTATCCTCGAAAAATATAGTGAATAACACATATAGTGACATaattttataccaaattcCTGCCCATCAAAGATCTAAAATTTTCATAACTCATAAGCAACATAGCTATAGTACATTCAACGTCCATACATATTGGAAATGGTCATACCATTTATTGACCCTACTTGTGGTTTGTCTCCAACTATGGCAGAAATGATCACTTCTTCCGTACAAAATGATGGTTTCGTAGGTTCAGGTAATGGTACACTTTCATTCGACAACATAGATATCACCTCCGACATGGTAGGCCGATTAGCTGCATTATCCCCCACACATAGTAGACCAACATTTACGCATCGTAAAAACTGATTCTTGTTACATGAACCACTCAATTTTGAATCCATCAGCTGTAGCGCTGCACCTTCCTTCCATAGCTCCCACGCCTGTAATTGGCAAAGTCATCATTTCATATCATTTAGGATAGAAAAAGTGAAGCTGATTACTGTAGACATTTATTTGACATACATGTCCTACTAAATTGAGCACTCGATCATCGTTGTAGAAGCTGTTATTTTTTCTACCACTTAGGATTTCAAGCATTAATACTCCAAAACTGTAGACATCAGATTTAATGGAAAAAATTCCATTCATTGCGTACTCGGGAGGCATGTAACCACTACACCAATTTGACAACAAAAAGTTAACTGCATGCAGATAAAATGACATGCAAGAGGGTAGATATCAAAATCGAATGATAGGTGTACTGCTACTTACAGTGTTCCAACAATCCTCCCAGTATTTACTTCAAGTTCATTATGTGTGAAGATCCTTGCCAgaccaaaatcagaaatttttGGATTCAAACTTTTATCAAGTAGTACATTACTAGCTTTTAGATCTCTATGAACTACTCTCTTTCTCGAGTATTTGTGCAAATAAAGCAGTCCTTGAGTAATTCCTTCAATTATGCTGAAACGCTTGTGCCAGTCAAGAAGAAAGCCTTCAGTTGTATCTGGCCAATACAAAGGGAATAAATTCAGATATAATGTCAGTTGCATATATCGAGGAGTTCAAGAGTGGACCCTCATTTTGATGCAGTTTCTCCTTAAGGCATGGAGGACCATCGAAATTTTAGGTCCTCATTCAGGATGATTCCTACCAAAATCAGTGATTCAGCCAAATGACTTATTATCACTGATTATCTGCTCAATTCCAAAGAGCAGATAGCTAGCTTATGGTAACATCATTTATTGGATGTATGATGGACATTAACACTGTACTGCATTTCTGCGGAGCAATTAGATCCACCCCTGATCTTGTAAGTATTActgattaaaaaaacaaaacaaaacaaaaaaacatctGTATACATCTAATAAGACGAAACTTATCTTACCAAATAAAAAGTAGTCCAGACTTTTGTTGGGCATGTACTCGTATATCAACATCCTCTCTTCACCGTGAATGCAAAATCCAAAAAGCTGGACAAGGTTTGTATGACGAAGTTCATATATTAGGATCAATTCATTCCTAAACTCCAACATTCCTTGCCCTGAACATTTTGAAAGCCTCTTCACTGCAATTTCTTGTCCCGTCGGCAATTTTCCCTGATAATTACACATTTCTTTTTCAGATGTATATGTaaacaataaaattaaaataaacgACTATCAAAAGTCTTAGCTACAAATGCAAACAGGAAATACATAAAAATCCTTTACTACCTTATAAACAGGTCCAAATCCCCCTTCACCAAGCTTGTTTTCTTCACTGAAGTTACATGTGGCAGCCATGATTGATGCATAGCTGAATATGCTTAAATCATGTTCCCTGACCAGCAAAGTGTGCTGATCAATCTCATACTCACCTATCAAGTATAGTGCAGACACTGAAAATGTCTAAAACGTAAAGTTAAAACAATTTAAAAACTGCAAATCATGCTCAACCCAATTATATACTTGACTGTTcagattttcttcttcttcgtagATGGCACAAGATGCAAAAGGCTATTACCACAAGAGTAGTACTAGTAGCAGCCCCAATCCAAATCCATTTAGTTGTTGCACCTAGAGAGTAATGATTAGTTGTTCCCTTTCTTGTCCAAATTTGGGGAGGTATTTAGCATTATATATGTAACTtccaaggaaaagaaaaatcatatttaaCGCCATACAGTGTAATCAAACATCAAACTTAATTACTGGAGACTTACTATTGTTGCTGGGTGATGATGTTGGTGCCATTGATCTTACAAAACTGCTTGCATTACCTGGTTGAGTGGAGTCTTCAAAGAATTTACAATCTAAACTCCAAAATCTGCATCCAGTTGGATACTCGAATAAAAAATCAAACCCAAGGCAGTCACAGTTTTGCCTGCAAGTGTCCTCACAATCAGAACTGGTACCGTTATAAGTTGAGTTTGAAACATCCTTAAGCCCAAATGGGCATCTTGAAGTTGAACTCGAGATGATTGGTTTAAAGTAACCCTTCTTTTGCTGAAATTGATAACCAAAGTCCGTCTTACAAGAATCAGTTGTCTGGCATCCTAATCCATCAGTGTCTTTGCCTTCACACTTGTCTGCTCTTGCAATATTAAGCGCTGTACCATAATAATTGAAAAGTCTCCCATCAAGATTCAGCATCCATTCTACTATTTCACTATTTGGATCGTCATTGGTTATGATAGTAAGGTACTCTTCATTCTCGTTCGATACAATGCTGTATTGGAACACAAGCCTGTGATCCTGTATAATATTTTCAAAGCTATTATTACTTGGGTTGTAGTTTCGGCTTCTCCAATACACCGTCCCCCGTCCACGAATTTCCAATTGGCGACTATATGGATCCCAACCGAGAGTGAAAGCTCCCGCTGGTGGGTAGTAAGTGGATGTCCACGAGGTAAGAGACCAGATGTGCCCATTGCTATGGTTCACCCCTAACTTCATGCCTGGTAAAAAGGTGTCTGTTGGATAATCAAAACTTTGCCACCACACCTGCTTGGTTAATCCATCAGAGTTCAGCTCCTGTAGCATAAAATTTCCAGAATCCAACAGAGTAGCCACCACATTACTACTACTTTTTGGTGCAGAACCGAGCACTATAGGAGAATCGCCAACGCCACCTGTGTTGTTTGTAATGATCTTTAATGTGTTGTTGGAGTCCAAAGTAAGAACCCCAAAAGGATATAAAACAGGTGAGTCTCGGTTGGCAACCCACGCCTTATTCGCACCTGTCACATTATGTCGCCTAATATTCAGATACATGTAGTTGGAACTTGAACCATTTGGCAAGAAAAGCAAGGTGAACCTCCCCCTGGCAGAAACTAATGCACTTGATGAATTGAGAGTATCGCCAACTTTAAGCTTGTCCCCCATACTATCTGCTGCATCAGCAACATGACAACTCCACAAGCATGCAAGAATGATTAGGAAGAATAGTAAGAGTCGATCAATGATCAGAAGGTACTTTACTTTCTTCTGATGATCTAGAGAACCAGCAAACATGGCCATCACATTAACCATGATTACGGTCAGGTACTGTCTACTGCCCAAAAATGCCTTAGAAAATCAAAGTTTATAGTGCAATACCTATTACAGTATAAAGATGAAACCTATCTTCTACTCTCATGACgtgacaaaaaagaaaaataaattttagtcaaacaataagaaataaaattaaaagaaattagGACTAACAATATAGGGGACAGAGTGTCTTTTGGATTAGTTAGATTACAGTATTCTTAGTAGACTTTGGCTCAATTAAATTTAGCTATGAGATATTCCTGGAAAATGCAATAAATGACTCACTCTATAATGCCATGGACTAAAAGAAAAGTTTATGATGAGGAACATTAGATAAAATATACTCTACTCCTGAAACCTGGTACTGATGATCTTGAATGTTATTAGGAGATTTTACAATACAACTTTTCTTGATAACAGTCTGGCTTTTTCAAGTTTTCAGCTCTTGGCGCAATAAACAATAGGATGATGTCACTGCTTAGGAAAGATTGGATAGGATCATACCATCATTTGCGGGTAATAATTTTCATCTTGTTTATGCACACTCAACTAAATAGTCAGAACTATTATTTTCTCAACATTTCAGTTATGACATACTATGGTGTTCTAACgtatcactaaatatatatattttgttaggTTATTGAATGGAGCAGGCCCTATTTCTATGCACTTTACTGGTGTGCCTTTACTAGGCACAATAGCATCAAGATAATACCATAAAACACCAGCATTGACCTGGATAGAACTCACTTGACGACTCCTCCTGGACAGGAAAGGGTATCTTTAAACCTCTGGGGAGGCCTAAGTCAACTCAATCAAGGATGGCAACAACAACACTATATCTTGACTCTCCTCCACATTACAACATGGAGTGACAAAGGGTCAACCTGTATTgataaataagtaaataacaCAGGTTCAGCAATATTATTTTAGTATAGGCAGGACTCAGATCTCCAGCCTGCGGCCTTTATGCTCACCCACCAAGATTAGTGGTGTTGTGATGCAGCGTAGTATATCGGTTTGCATTAGCAACTTCTAAAACTTAATAGAAGTCATTCCTATAATTCCTCATTCCTGGTAGTCACAAGGGTCCGACAAAGTTGCATCTCCCCCAGGTGAAATAGCTAATAATATATAACATGATGTGATAGACATGATGATTCATGCATCTTATGATATGTATCCTGCATTCCTGCTCAATATGCATCTCTTCTCGATAATAATTGGCCATTGCAAAGATTAGTATAGAATGCTGTTAGAAAAGTtcccaaaaatatattaatGCAGTTGAAAATTCTCATATGCAATGTCAAGAGGAAAAGTGCAG encodes:
- the LOC126789373 gene encoding G-type lectin S-receptor-like serine/threonine-protein kinase At1g67520, whose protein sequence is MVNVMAMFAGSLDHQKKVKYLLIIDRLLLFFLIILACLWSCHVADAADSMGDKLKVGDTLNSSSALVSARGRFTLLFLPNGSSSNYMYLNIRRHNVTGANKAWVANRDSPVLYPFGVLTLDSNNTLKIITNNTGGVGDSPIVLGSAPKSSSNVVATLLDSGNFMLQELNSDGLTKQVWWQSFDYPTDTFLPGMKLGVNHSNGHIWSLTSWTSTYYPPAGAFTLGWDPYSRQLEIRGRGTVYWRSRNYNPSNNSFENIIQDHRLVFQYSIVSNENEEYLTIITNDDPNSEIVEWMLNLDGRLFNYYGTALNIARADKCEGKDTDGLGCQTTDSCKTDFGYQFQQKKGYFKPIISSSTSRCPFGLKDVSNSTYNGTSSDCEDTCRQNCDCLGFDFLFEYPTGCRFWSLDCKFFEDSTQPGNASSFVRSMAPTSSPSNNSATTKWIWIGAATSTTLVVIAFCILCHLRRRRKSEQSMSALYLIGEYEIDQHTLLVREHDLSIFSYASIMAATCNFSEENKLGEGGFGPVYKGKLPTGQEIAVKRLSKCSGQGMLEFRNELILIYELRHTNLVQLFGFCIHGEERMLIYEYMPNKSLDYFLFDTTEGFLLDWHKRFSIIEGITQGLLYLHKYSRKRVVHRDLKASNVLLDKSLNPKISDFGLARIFTHNELEVNTGRIVGTLGYMPPEYAMNGIFSIKSDVYSFGVLMLEILSGRKNNSFYNDDRVLNLVGHAWELWKEGAALQLMDSKLSGSCNKNQFLRCVNVGLLCVGDNAANRPTMSEVISMLSNESVPLPEPTKPSFCTEEVIISAIVGDKPQVGSINGMTISNMYGR